In the genome of Kitasatospora cathayae, one region contains:
- a CDS encoding serine/threonine-protein kinase — MKGRLVAGRYELGTLIGQGGMGQVWTAHDNVLDRRVAVKLLRTDRMPEAAEDFDGVRRRFARECRVTAQVDHPGLVTVHDAASDGDDLYLVMQYVDGADLADHLAEHDPYPWPWAVAVAAQLCPVLTAVHAVRAVHRDLKPRNVMVRPDGTLVVLDLGVAAVLDSDTTRLTLTGSPIGSPAYMAPEQAMGGEVGPSADLYSLGVILHELLGGTVPFAGASALGVLHRHLHEPPLPLRALRPEVPEPLEALVLRLLAKDPRDRPADAAEVYRALAPLLPGPASNRPDGPGVPMDPTRPFRQPYAPWHGGQPPCRSPHLSTVPAADPHPDPPAPVGGTADIAAAVKEAKGLLDSGRITLAVSVLGRALSGAAEARGRNSPVVHMLRKHYAATLLEDGQFRAALTEFRLLIEQRSAEAGPTDPQALRFRVEAAQCLEHLGDHVSALAEYRSLLPQLDRLADDDPAFALEVRSRTAHLLFAAGDHTGARTAQLRLLVDTERFYGPHHPLAAEARRTLDEWAEADGSVHERPAISASRKHGLRGRNRTTR; from the coding sequence ATGAAGGGTCGGCTCGTCGCCGGGCGATACGAGCTGGGGACGCTCATCGGGCAGGGCGGCATGGGCCAGGTGTGGACCGCACACGACAACGTCCTGGACCGGCGGGTGGCGGTCAAGCTGCTCCGGACCGACCGGATGCCCGAAGCGGCGGAGGACTTCGACGGAGTCCGGCGGCGCTTCGCCCGGGAGTGCCGGGTCACCGCCCAGGTCGATCACCCCGGACTGGTCACCGTGCACGATGCCGCCAGCGATGGCGACGACCTCTACCTGGTCATGCAGTACGTCGACGGCGCGGACCTGGCCGACCACTTGGCCGAGCACGATCCCTACCCCTGGCCGTGGGCGGTCGCCGTGGCAGCGCAGCTCTGCCCGGTGCTGACCGCCGTGCACGCGGTGCGGGCCGTGCACCGCGACCTCAAGCCGCGCAATGTCATGGTCCGTCCCGACGGCACCCTCGTCGTGCTCGACCTCGGTGTCGCCGCCGTCCTGGACTCCGACACCACGCGGCTCACCCTCACCGGGTCTCCCATCGGCAGCCCCGCGTACATGGCACCCGAGCAGGCCATGGGTGGCGAAGTCGGCCCGAGCGCCGACCTCTACTCGCTCGGCGTGATCCTGCACGAACTGCTCGGCGGTACGGTTCCCTTCGCCGGCGCCTCCGCGCTGGGCGTGCTGCACCGGCACCTCCACGAGCCGCCCCTGCCACTGCGGGCGCTTCGGCCAGAGGTGCCGGAACCGCTGGAGGCCCTGGTCCTGCGGCTGCTCGCCAAGGACCCGCGGGACCGTCCGGCCGATGCGGCGGAGGTTTACCGCGCGCTGGCGCCCCTGCTGCCCGGGCCCGCCTCGAACCGCCCTGACGGCCCCGGGGTCCCGATGGACCCGACCCGGCCGTTCCGGCAGCCCTACGCGCCCTGGCACGGCGGGCAGCCGCCGTGTCGGTCACCGCACTTGTCGACCGTGCCCGCCGCGGACCCGCACCCGGATCCTCCCGCACCCGTCGGCGGGACGGCCGACATCGCCGCCGCCGTCAAGGAGGCCAAGGGGTTGCTGGATTCGGGTCGGATCACTCTTGCCGTGAGCGTGCTCGGCAGAGCGCTCTCCGGTGCCGCCGAGGCCCGTGGCCGGAACTCTCCCGTCGTCCACATGCTGCGGAAGCACTACGCCGCGACTTTGCTGGAGGACGGTCAGTTCCGCGCCGCCCTGACGGAGTTCCGGCTGCTGATCGAGCAGCGCTCCGCCGAGGCCGGCCCGACCGACCCGCAGGCCCTTCGCTTCCGCGTCGAGGCGGCGCAGTGCCTGGAACACCTCGGCGACCACGTCTCGGCGCTCGCCGAGTACCGGTCCCTGCTTCCCCAGCTGGACCGGCTCGCCGACGACGATCCGGCGTTCGCACTGGAGGTCCGCAGCCGCACAGCGCACCTGCTCTTCGCGGCCGGTGACCACACCGGCGCCCGCACGGCCCAGCTGCGACTGCTCGTCGACACCGAGCGGTTCTACGGCCCGCACCACCCGCTCGCCGCTGAAGCCCGGCGCACCCTCGACGAATGGGCCGAGGCCGACGGCAGCGTCCATGAGCGGCCGGCGATCTCCGCCAGCCGGAAGCACGGCCTGCGGGGCCGGAATCGGACGACCCGTTGA
- a CDS encoding sensor histidine kinase — translation MRRTVTLTGLDVSIGITSDQEVRTDLRRLDRILGNLLLNAHRHGAGPVELHVDGRRITVRDHGPGYPDDLLQHGPQRFRTNAPERGHGLGLTIATGHTRVIGATLTFTNHPAGGALATLTLPPD, via the coding sequence GTGCGCCGCACCGTCACCCTCACCGGCCTCGACGTCTCGATCGGGATCACCTCCGACCAGGAGGTCCGCACCGACCTGCGCCGCCTCGACCGCATCCTCGGCAACCTGCTGCTCAACGCCCACCGCCACGGCGCCGGCCCGGTCGAACTCCACGTCGACGGCCGCCGCATCACCGTCCGCGACCACGGCCCCGGCTACCCCGACGACCTCCTCCAGCACGGCCCCCAGCGCTTCCGCACCAACGCCCCCGAACGCGGCCACGGCCTCGGCCTCACCATCGCCACCGGCCACACCCGCGTCATCGGCGCCACCCTCACCTTCACCAACCACCCCGCCGGCGGCGCTCTCGCCACCCTCACCCTCCCCCCGGACTGA
- a CDS encoding N-6 DNA methylase, which translates to MPEHRTDVTAAGIARLAGVGRAAVSNWRRRHADFPKPVGGTDTSPVFDLADVEQWLRDQGKLAQVPLRERVWQQIERDPAGAATALRLVGAVLLLRDQSTRWQELITADDRRSARELPEALAEALRARLGEGHPVPVPSGPELTERLALLRGGAELANELGARRAYEFLMGRHLEAGPRQYTLTPAPLSELMAELAGPAELVLDPACGFGGLLGAVGPTTTVIGQEADPDLAALTAVRLALHTDREVRIRTGDSLRADAHTGVRADAVLCHPPFNERSWGHEELAYDTRWEYGLPPRTESELAWVQHALAHVRENGCAVLLMPPAAASRRSGRRIRADLLRRGALRAVVALPAGVAPPYGIPLHLWVLRRPAADAPQPQRLLLVNAAEQPDGGGKLPWQELRNTVLEDWYAFDRDGAAPERPGVSRTVPLVDLLDDDVDVTPARHLPIRAAGTGEAALSEVRERLTGALRRTVELAPLVGGQSAPAHWPMTSLGELARTGALLMRTGGAGAGTGGPPVLSEHDIVSGGAPSGVLPEGEDEEPVLIQAGDVVIPVLGRGTATRVIDEATAGAALGRNVYLLRPDPDTLDPWFLAGFLRSSANNRQASSFTTSATRLDVRRLQVPRLPLADQRRYGERFRAVAAFEDATRLAARLGELLVQGLYDGLTDGSIRPS; encoded by the coding sequence ATGCCGGAGCACAGGACAGACGTCACTGCCGCCGGGATCGCGCGGTTGGCCGGTGTCGGCCGGGCCGCGGTCAGCAACTGGCGGCGCAGGCACGCGGACTTCCCCAAGCCCGTCGGCGGCACCGACACCAGCCCGGTCTTCGACCTGGCCGACGTCGAGCAGTGGCTACGCGACCAGGGCAAGCTCGCCCAGGTCCCCCTGCGGGAACGGGTCTGGCAGCAGATCGAACGGGATCCGGCTGGGGCGGCGACCGCGCTGCGGCTGGTCGGTGCCGTGCTCCTGCTGCGCGATCAGTCCACCCGCTGGCAGGAACTGATCACCGCGGACGACCGCCGTTCGGCCCGCGAGCTACCTGAAGCGCTCGCCGAGGCACTTCGCGCCCGCCTGGGCGAGGGCCACCCGGTCCCCGTGCCGAGCGGGCCCGAGCTGACGGAGCGTCTGGCGCTGCTGCGTGGTGGCGCAGAGCTCGCGAACGAACTCGGCGCACGCCGGGCGTACGAGTTCCTGATGGGGCGCCACTTGGAGGCGGGGCCGCGCCAGTACACGCTGACCCCCGCACCGCTCTCGGAGCTGATGGCCGAACTCGCCGGCCCCGCCGAGCTGGTGCTGGACCCCGCATGCGGCTTCGGTGGCCTGCTCGGCGCGGTCGGTCCCACCACCACGGTGATCGGTCAGGAAGCCGATCCGGACCTCGCCGCGCTGACCGCGGTACGCCTCGCCCTGCACACGGACCGGGAGGTGCGAATCCGGACGGGCGACAGCCTGCGCGCCGACGCACACACCGGCGTGCGCGCGGACGCCGTGCTGTGCCACCCGCCGTTCAACGAGCGCTCCTGGGGACATGAGGAGCTCGCCTACGACACCCGCTGGGAGTACGGGCTGCCGCCGCGGACCGAGTCCGAGCTGGCCTGGGTGCAGCACGCCCTCGCCCACGTGCGCGAGAACGGCTGCGCCGTGCTGCTGATGCCGCCCGCCGCGGCGTCCCGCCGGTCGGGCCGGCGGATCCGGGCGGACCTGCTGCGGCGCGGCGCGCTCCGGGCGGTCGTCGCACTGCCCGCGGGCGTGGCCCCGCCGTACGGGATCCCCCTGCACCTGTGGGTGCTGCGCCGCCCCGCCGCGGACGCGCCGCAACCGCAGCGGCTGCTGCTGGTGAACGCAGCCGAGCAGCCGGACGGCGGGGGAAAGCTGCCCTGGCAGGAGCTGCGCAACACGGTGCTGGAGGACTGGTACGCCTTCGACCGCGACGGCGCGGCACCGGAGCGGCCCGGCGTCAGCCGCACCGTCCCGTTGGTCGACCTGCTGGACGACGACGTGGACGTGACCCCGGCCCGGCACCTGCCGATTCGGGCGGCGGGCACCGGAGAGGCCGCGCTGAGCGAGGTCCGCGAACGCCTGACCGGTGCCCTGCGTCGCACCGTGGAACTGGCGCCGCTGGTGGGCGGCCAGAGCGCGCCCGCGCACTGGCCGATGACCAGCCTCGGCGAACTGGCCAGGACGGGAGCCCTGTTGATGCGGACGGGCGGTGCCGGAGCCGGCACCGGCGGCCCGCCGGTCCTGAGCGAGCACGACATCGTGTCGGGCGGCGCCCCCTCCGGCGTGCTGCCCGAGGGCGAGGACGAGGAGCCGGTGCTCATCCAGGCGGGGGACGTGGTGATCCCCGTGCTCGGCCGGGGCACCGCGACCCGCGTGATCGACGAAGCCACCGCCGGTGCCGCGCTGGGCCGCAACGTCTACCTGCTGCGACCCGACCCCGACACCCTGGACCCGTGGTTCCTCGCCGGCTTCCTGCGCAGCAGTGCGAACAACCGGCAGGCCAGCAGCTTCACCACGTCCGCAACCCGGCTCGATGTGCGCCGGCTCCAGGTGCCCCGGCTGCCGCTGGCCGACCAGCGGCGGTACGGTGAGCGGTTCCGCGCGGTCGCCGCCTTCGAGGACGCGACACGCCTGGCCGCGAGACTGGGCGAACTGCTCGTCCAGGGCCTGTACGACGGGCTGACGGACGGGAGCATCAGGCCGTCCTGA
- a CDS encoding MFS transporter, giving the protein MLTEQDSEVVETTDKRSMRYALLISLATGIGYLPFALTIPILPGYVTDRLHGGPADVGAVVSSYALTSLLSRPVSGALMNRLGARALTVGGTLLTVLATVCYPLAGSVTELVGLRLLAGVGMGVMQAATGVWPVQLVAKDRQSWALGLGGTVNYLALGVGAPLGALIGRWAGAADTFVVAGLVALLVIPIALYVPEVRFSPKAEKAGVERRQALLGTVLPSVALVFTAFGFAAVASFAVAKFNALGVAGGAAVVTAYSLTVVLLRIAGTWIRWEAKRRVELAGLFLVEAVGIALVGLSHGLGMGVVGGVLTGVGMWQIYPALGVLVVRSVSERGRAMALSVFGACFTVGVAIGSGSLGLIAQATGYQTMFLICAACIVLGLLVAVTASRVRRPADNGR; this is encoded by the coding sequence GTGCTGACTGAGCAGGATTCCGAGGTCGTCGAGACCACTGACAAGCGGTCCATGCGGTACGCGCTGTTGATCTCGCTGGCCACTGGGATCGGTTATCTGCCGTTCGCTTTGACGATTCCGATCCTGCCCGGTTACGTGACGGATCGGTTGCACGGCGGCCCGGCGGACGTCGGTGCGGTCGTCAGCAGTTACGCGTTGACTTCCCTGCTGTCGCGGCCGGTGTCGGGCGCGTTGATGAACCGTCTCGGTGCCCGGGCTCTGACCGTCGGTGGGACGTTGCTGACGGTGTTGGCCACTGTGTGTTATCCGCTGGCTGGGTCTGTTACCGAACTGGTGGGCCTGCGTCTGCTGGCGGGTGTCGGTATGGGAGTGATGCAGGCCGCGACCGGGGTCTGGCCCGTGCAGTTGGTTGCCAAGGACCGGCAGAGCTGGGCGTTGGGGTTGGGCGGTACTGTCAACTACCTGGCCCTGGGGGTGGGTGCTCCGCTGGGTGCGTTGATCGGTCGCTGGGCGGGCGCGGCAGACACGTTCGTGGTCGCCGGGCTGGTCGCCCTGCTCGTCATCCCGATCGCTTTGTACGTGCCCGAGGTGCGTTTCTCCCCGAAGGCGGAGAAGGCAGGCGTCGAGCGGCGCCAGGCACTGCTGGGCACCGTGCTGCCGAGCGTCGCACTGGTCTTCACCGCGTTCGGCTTCGCCGCCGTCGCCAGCTTCGCGGTCGCGAAGTTCAACGCCCTGGGTGTCGCCGGCGGAGCGGCCGTGGTCACCGCGTACTCCCTGACCGTGGTGCTGTTGCGCATAGCGGGTACCTGGATCCGTTGGGAGGCCAAGCGGCGGGTGGAGCTGGCGGGCCTGTTCCTGGTCGAGGCCGTGGGGATCGCGCTCGTCGGGCTGTCGCACGGGCTGGGTATGGGTGTGGTCGGCGGTGTGCTCACCGGCGTGGGCATGTGGCAGATCTACCCGGCGTTGGGAGTGTTGGTGGTGCGCTCGGTCAGCGAGCGCGGGCGCGCCATGGCGCTGTCGGTCTTCGGGGCCTGCTTCACGGTGGGTGTCGCCATCGGCAGCGGTTCCCTCGGGCTGATCGCCCAGGCCACCGGGTACCAGACGATGTTCCTCATCTGTGCCGCCTGCATCGTTCTGGGCCTGCTGGTGGCGGTGACCGCGTCCCGCGTGCGAAGGCCGGCGGACAACGGCCGATAA